The window TAACCCcacaagaaagaaaaaaaagaaaaaaaaaacatggtaCAGAGACATTAAAATTCAAACTCCTTGCTCATTCCGTCTTTGAGCCGGCCTGCTTGCTTTCCTTCCATCTTACAAACATGGAGTTCACCATCAAAAaacaaatcacaaaaaaaaaaagtaaaaaataaaaaataaaacttcagGTTCTGTTCTTGCATTTCTCCACAGCTCTAGGGGCTGCAattaacaataataattaatactattagtaatttaattaaatattagaattaattaattaattaattaattatggtcAGAGATACAAATTACAAACCAAGTCCTATTGCCTCTGATCCCTTCATTATCCTTAGTCGTTTGCATGAGTAAACAAACATTctgtaaaaattaaaaatttaatttaattaatttaatttaattgagttatttaattaaataaatttataaattaaaaaaaaaaaaaaaacttactcCCATGGGACATCTCCGACAAGCATCCAATCTCCATCCTTATCTTCATAAGTTGGAACATATTCAGAACCATTCAATATATCTACCAATTTGCTTTCATTCATAAAGTCCTTCATTATCCCTTGTGATCCACAATTTccttaaagaataaaaaaaattgaaattgagtctCGCTAACGTTTGGGTAagattgcaccattttaaacatttgagataaaattactcctagtTAGAAATATTTATACACTTTATTCCCAAATTAAATACCTACCGATGGTAAATGAGCTGAACATTTTGCCTAGAGCATCAGAAAGTTCTTGATAGCTTTTGTACAATTTCAAGTCCACTTTTCGTAAATAAGGTGCACCGTCCATGCTAACTTTCACAAAAGCTGCGCCGGCACCGGCACCGGCACCGGCAGCTGAGCTGGTGGCGCCCTGCTCGGTGCTGTTTTTCTGGACAGTCATCACATTTTTCCGGAACGATCTAATTGGTGGCCAACCCACCACTTGTGCCctgaattaaaaaataataataattaattagttttataatatgatatcaaaaaaataaaaatatagatttatttgaCATGTGAAATGTTTGGTTTGGTTAGCTGTAGACTTTCTttatatttttccttttatgtttAATTGTTTGGCTGTCGAGAAAAGTTGAGTTGAGATTCCTTATGTTTTGTTCTTTTTCTCTGCTCCCGACAACCAACCAAAGCCATTAAGATTTCAAGGGAAAGTAAATAATCCACTCCATCTTTCTCAGATTCCTCCACCAATATTGGTCcagaattaataaatattattttaaataaagatTAACTAGTACAACTCCACAAATGATGAAGATGCCAGATCATGAGCAATTAATTAAACAACTCCTTAAATGGATAAGATAGAAATTTAAGTTAGCAGATTATTACAATTACGGCTGTAATCGAGTCGAGCCGAATTGAGTTCTAACCAGCTCGAGCTCGGCtcgtcaaaaaaaaaatgatgaagctCGAACTTGAATTTAAATTTAACATTCTGTTTGTGAGCTATTTACGAGTTTGTTAACGAGATTTACCCGCGAGCAACTCATTAATTCAGTTAATGAACTTCGCTTGCAAACactcattaattatattaattttaaaaaaaaattaacacaaaactacatagttttgaagCCTACAAAACTAAACTTTATACAAACTTACATTGTTTTTCATTTTCtcctttataaaaaatattattattattatcaaaataataatcGAACCATGATAATTGAGCTTCTTTGGAATGTATAATCGAGCTTGCTTGCAATTTTTCAAGCGGAGTTTTGTCATGCTTAAGCTAGGTTCGTTTATAAATCAAATCGAACATCAAACCGCTCATAAACGGCTCAGCTCATTTACAACCGTAAGTATGATTTAGTTTTGACGTAATTTTAAAATAGTACATCATTTGTTTCATAATAGATGATGTCTTTTAAGATGAAGGTACAAGAATttaaaaatgtaattaattataatcaaaAGACTTTATTTGTATTAGTTGtatccattaattaattttatctaAGTAAAAAATGCAATTTAAATAGAGTTATGTATGATAAAAGTCAATTAATGTATATGGATTAATTCAAAACATTGGTGTAAAAAAAGTTCTACAAAAAAGATATCTATTATGCAACGAAAGAGTACTATTTTAAATCCAATATTTACTCGATAATACAATTTTATAATACAACCTATGCAATTTAAAGGTTacatattgaaaaaaaaaaatcattttacaTCGATGAAGCTCGAAATCTTTCAAAGATTACTATAAAAGCTATTGTTGCCTCTTAATTATCTTTCTTATCATAGTACGACAATCCTTACAAACTCATTTATGGTTTAAATTGCAATATATGATAAAAGTTAGTACTTATTGATCTCTAAATCTAAGATTTTActagttcaattgattttattaaaattgcaCCTTGTGTTAAATATTTGTTGTAAAAATTACACTAATTTACTAATTTGTATGTTGAGGGTAAATTCACTCCATGACTAAATCTATAAGTTATCCTAGAAAAGCTAAAAAACAGATCCAAAAGTTACAGAACAACTGAAaatctaaaaagaaaagaaaaagaagttacTTGGCCGGTGGCTTAGCAGGATCATGAGAAGCAGCAGGAACATCAtctttcttcttgattttctcaTCTTCTCCAACATCTTTCCCTAATTCTTCACTGGAAAAATTAAGCTTCAAATCCACAGTTTCAGAGAATCCTCTCTTTCCATTACTCTTACTACTCAGATCACCGTCATTTCCATTACATCCGCCTGGTAATCCAAGTCGCAATTCCGTTTCTTCGAAATTAATCATCGAATATTTACCGCGCTCTACCTCCGTTACACTACTCATACTTCCGGTAAATTCTGCTTCCGATCTAACTTTTCCGGTACTAATTTCTTCCTTTCTGTCTTCCTTTCTGTCTCTGGTTTGgagattttaattttatgtgaTATGAAATAGGGGAGCAAAGGAGATATGTGTGACCaagaaggaggagaagaaaGA is drawn from Euphorbia lathyris chromosome 9, ddEupLath1.1, whole genome shotgun sequence and contains these coding sequences:
- the LOC136206004 gene encoding auxin-responsive protein IAA16, with the translated sequence MSSVTEVERGKYSMINFEETELRLGLPGGCNGNDGDLSSKSNGKRGFSETVDLKLNFSSEELGKDVGEDEKIKKKDDVPAASHDPAKPPAKAQVVGWPPIRSFRKNVMTVQKNSTEQGATSSAAGAGAGAGAAFVKVSMDGAPYLRKVDLKLYKSYQELSDALGKMFSSFTIGNCGSQGIMKDFMNESKLVDILNGSEYVPTYEDKDGDWMLVGDVPWEMFVYSCKRLRIMKGSEAIGLAPRAVEKCKNRT